From Rhineura floridana isolate rRhiFlo1 chromosome 5, rRhiFlo1.hap2, whole genome shotgun sequence, a single genomic window includes:
- the CCDC122 gene encoding coiled-coil domain-containing protein 122 isoform X2, with protein sequence MHLQLETEDSFFVGMANPNSSSIDEAVKQIAKQQQAQAAEIEKSKTVLVRLQTQLQDLETQVKGVVANRKATERQIYHEDEAITIIKDHCENLEIQITALYVENVKLAFDMEMLQEEYKIMLLRNGAYYSKIAAHRHHFVEAENKLPLMIELTKKKAAIKDMMTNKEELMSVLQNPEDEVVCLEAEIGVLKEAISVKENALRDEKNVHARLRKEFEVQNKRYEAILKRLHSQVNKFQSNKRQWHWNIQQMEEKVVELRKLLEVTD encoded by the exons GCATGGCTAATCCAAATTCGTCATCAATAGATGAAGCTGTAAAGCAAATAGCCAAGCAACAACAAGCTCAAGCTGCTGAAATAGAAAAGAGCAAGACTGTTCTTGTGAGGTTGCAG ACTCAGCTTCAGGATCTTGAGACACAAGTGAAAGGTGTTGTAGCAAACAGAAAGGCAACAGAAAGACAAATTTATCATGAAGATGAAGCCATAACAATTATAAAAGATCACTGTGAAAACCTGGAGATTCAGATCACAGCCTTGTATGTAGAGAATGTAAAGCTGGCATTTGACATGGAAATGCTGCAAGAAGAGTATAAAATCATGCTTCTAAGAAATGGTGCCTACTACTCAAAAATAGCTGCTCATAGACACCATTTTGTGGAGGCAGAAAACAAATTGCCACTCATGATTGAgctcactaaaaaaaaagctgcgATCAAAGATATGATGACAAACAAAGAGGAACTAATGTCTGTTCTTCAGAATCCAGAA GATGAAGTTGTATGTTTGGAAGCTGAAATTGGTGTGCTGAAAGAAGCTATCAGTGTAAAGGAAAATGCACTTAGAGATgaaaaaaatgtgcatgctaGGCTTCGAAAAGAATTTGAG GTGCAGAATAAACGATACGAAGCTATACTAAAACGTTTGCACTCTCAAGTGAACAAATTTCAGTCCAATAAAAGACAGTGGCACTGGAACATTCAACAAATGGAAGAAAAAGTAGTGGAACTAAGGAAGCTCCTTGAAGTAACTGACTGA
- the CCDC122 gene encoding coiled-coil domain-containing protein 122 isoform X1, with translation MHLQLETEDSFFVGMANPNSSSIDEAVKQIAKQQQAQAAEIEKSKTVLVRLQTQLQDLETQVKGVVANRKATERQIYHEDEAITIIKDHCENLEIQITALYVENVKLAFDMEMLQEEYKIMLLRNGAYYSKIAAHRHHFVEAENKLPLMIELTKKKAAIKDMMTNKEELMSVLQNPEVNTTTPVQDEVVCLEAEIGVLKEAISVKENALRDEKNVHARLRKEFEVQNKRYEAILKRLHSQVNKFQSNKRQWHWNIQQMEEKVVELRKLLEVTD, from the exons GCATGGCTAATCCAAATTCGTCATCAATAGATGAAGCTGTAAAGCAAATAGCCAAGCAACAACAAGCTCAAGCTGCTGAAATAGAAAAGAGCAAGACTGTTCTTGTGAGGTTGCAG ACTCAGCTTCAGGATCTTGAGACACAAGTGAAAGGTGTTGTAGCAAACAGAAAGGCAACAGAAAGACAAATTTATCATGAAGATGAAGCCATAACAATTATAAAAGATCACTGTGAAAACCTGGAGATTCAGATCACAGCCTTGTATGTAGAGAATGTAAAGCTGGCATTTGACATGGAAATGCTGCAAGAAGAGTATAAAATCATGCTTCTAAGAAATGGTGCCTACTACTCAAAAATAGCTGCTCATAGACACCATTTTGTGGAGGCAGAAAACAAATTGCCACTCATGATTGAgctcactaaaaaaaaagctgcgATCAAAGATATGATGACAAACAAAGAGGAACTAATGTCTGTTCTTCAGAATCCAGAAGTAAATACTACTACCCCAGTCCAG GATGAAGTTGTATGTTTGGAAGCTGAAATTGGTGTGCTGAAAGAAGCTATCAGTGTAAAGGAAAATGCACTTAGAGATgaaaaaaatgtgcatgctaGGCTTCGAAAAGAATTTGAG GTGCAGAATAAACGATACGAAGCTATACTAAAACGTTTGCACTCTCAAGTGAACAAATTTCAGTCCAATAAAAGACAGTGGCACTGGAACATTCAACAAATGGAAGAAAAAGTAGTGGAACTAAGGAAGCTCCTTGAAGTAACTGACTGA
- the CCDC122 gene encoding coiled-coil domain-containing protein 122 isoform X4 — MANPNSSSIDEAVKQIAKQQQAQAAEIEKSKTVLVRLQTQLQDLETQVKGVVANRKATERQIYHEDEAITIIKDHCENLEIQITALYVENVKLAFDMEMLQEEYKIMLLRNGAYYSKIAAHRHHFVEAENKLPLMIELTKKKAAIKDMMTNKEELMSVLQNPEVNTTTPVQDEVVCLEAEIGVLKEAISVKENALRDEKNVHARLRKEFEVQNKRYEAILKRLHSQVNKFQSNKRQWHWNIQQMEEKVVELRKLLEVTD; from the exons ATGGCTAATCCAAATTCGTCATCAATAGATGAAGCTGTAAAGCAAATAGCCAAGCAACAACAAGCTCAAGCTGCTGAAATAGAAAAGAGCAAGACTGTTCTTGTGAGGTTGCAG ACTCAGCTTCAGGATCTTGAGACACAAGTGAAAGGTGTTGTAGCAAACAGAAAGGCAACAGAAAGACAAATTTATCATGAAGATGAAGCCATAACAATTATAAAAGATCACTGTGAAAACCTGGAGATTCAGATCACAGCCTTGTATGTAGAGAATGTAAAGCTGGCATTTGACATGGAAATGCTGCAAGAAGAGTATAAAATCATGCTTCTAAGAAATGGTGCCTACTACTCAAAAATAGCTGCTCATAGACACCATTTTGTGGAGGCAGAAAACAAATTGCCACTCATGATTGAgctcactaaaaaaaaagctgcgATCAAAGATATGATGACAAACAAAGAGGAACTAATGTCTGTTCTTCAGAATCCAGAAGTAAATACTACTACCCCAGTCCAG GATGAAGTTGTATGTTTGGAAGCTGAAATTGGTGTGCTGAAAGAAGCTATCAGTGTAAAGGAAAATGCACTTAGAGATgaaaaaaatgtgcatgctaGGCTTCGAAAAGAATTTGAG GTGCAGAATAAACGATACGAAGCTATACTAAAACGTTTGCACTCTCAAGTGAACAAATTTCAGTCCAATAAAAGACAGTGGCACTGGAACATTCAACAAATGGAAGAAAAAGTAGTGGAACTAAGGAAGCTCCTTGAAGTAACTGACTGA
- the CCDC122 gene encoding coiled-coil domain-containing protein 122 isoform X3, producing MHLQLETEDSFFVDEAVKQIAKQQQAQAAEIEKSKTVLVRLQTQLQDLETQVKGVVANRKATERQIYHEDEAITIIKDHCENLEIQITALYVENVKLAFDMEMLQEEYKIMLLRNGAYYSKIAAHRHHFVEAENKLPLMIELTKKKAAIKDMMTNKEELMSVLQNPEVNTTTPVQDEVVCLEAEIGVLKEAISVKENALRDEKNVHARLRKEFEVQNKRYEAILKRLHSQVNKFQSNKRQWHWNIQQMEEKVVELRKLLEVTD from the exons ATGAAGCTGTAAAGCAAATAGCCAAGCAACAACAAGCTCAAGCTGCTGAAATAGAAAAGAGCAAGACTGTTCTTGTGAGGTTGCAG ACTCAGCTTCAGGATCTTGAGACACAAGTGAAAGGTGTTGTAGCAAACAGAAAGGCAACAGAAAGACAAATTTATCATGAAGATGAAGCCATAACAATTATAAAAGATCACTGTGAAAACCTGGAGATTCAGATCACAGCCTTGTATGTAGAGAATGTAAAGCTGGCATTTGACATGGAAATGCTGCAAGAAGAGTATAAAATCATGCTTCTAAGAAATGGTGCCTACTACTCAAAAATAGCTGCTCATAGACACCATTTTGTGGAGGCAGAAAACAAATTGCCACTCATGATTGAgctcactaaaaaaaaagctgcgATCAAAGATATGATGACAAACAAAGAGGAACTAATGTCTGTTCTTCAGAATCCAGAAGTAAATACTACTACCCCAGTCCAG GATGAAGTTGTATGTTTGGAAGCTGAAATTGGTGTGCTGAAAGAAGCTATCAGTGTAAAGGAAAATGCACTTAGAGATgaaaaaaatgtgcatgctaGGCTTCGAAAAGAATTTGAG GTGCAGAATAAACGATACGAAGCTATACTAAAACGTTTGCACTCTCAAGTGAACAAATTTCAGTCCAATAAAAGACAGTGGCACTGGAACATTCAACAAATGGAAGAAAAAGTAGTGGAACTAAGGAAGCTCCTTGAAGTAACTGACTGA